One region of Triticum aestivum cultivar Chinese Spring chromosome 6B, IWGSC CS RefSeq v2.1, whole genome shotgun sequence genomic DNA includes:
- the LOC123133277 gene encoding expansin-B2-like, whose amino-acid sequence MAGVSTNAIALVLVTLLSVLVTSVRSAANYDTAAARSYNSGWLPAKATWYGAPTGAGPMDNGGACGFKNVNKYPFSSMTSCGNEPLFDGGAGCGSCYEIRCIAANNPSCSGQPRTVVITDMNYYPVARYHFDLSGTAFGAMAKYGLNDKLRHAGIIDMQFRRVRCNFPGMKVTFHVQHGSNPNYLTVLVEYANVDGTVVRMELMQTRNGRPTGSWEPMRRSWGSIWRMDTSRPLQGPFSMRITSDSGKTLVANNVIPAYWRPDNAYWSNVQFY is encoded by the exons ATGGCTGGCGTCTCCACCAATGCCATTGCCCTTGTGCTTGTGACACTCCTCTCCGTGCTTGTCACGTCCGTCCGTTCTGCGGCCAACTACGACACCGCCGCCGCTAGATCCTACAACTCCGGCTGGCTCCCCGCCAAGGCCACCTGGTACGGTGCGCCCACCGGCGCCGGCCCCATGGACAACG GCGGTGCTTGCGGCTTCAAGAACGTGAACAAGTACCCCTTCTCCTCCATGACGTCCTGCGGCAACGAGCCTCTGTTCGACGGTGGCGCAGGCTGCGGCAGTTGCTACGAG ATTCGATGCATCGCCGCCAACAACCCTTCCTGCTCCGGCCAGCCGAGGACGGTCGTCATCACCGACATGAACTACTACCCCGTGGCCAGGTACCACTTCGACCTCAGCGGCACTGCGTTCGGGGCCATGGCCAAATACGGCCTCAACGACAAGCTCCGCCACGCCGGCATCATCGACATGCAGTTCAGGAGGGTGCGCTGCAACTTCCCGGGCATGAAGGTCACCTTCCACGTCCAGCATGGATCAAACCCCAACTACCTCACAGTCCTCGTGGAGTACGCCAACGTCGACGGCACCGTGGTCCGCATGGAGCTAATGCAAACCAGGAATGGGCGCCCAACGGGGTCCTGGGAGCCAATGCGCCGCTCCTGGGGATCCATCTGGCGGATGGACACCAGCCGCCCTCTGCAGGGGCCCTTCTCCATGCGTATCACCAGCGACTCCGGGAAGACGCTTGTGGCCAACAATGTCATCCCGGCGTACTGGCGGCCGGACAATGCTTACTGGTCCAACGTCCAGTTCTATTGA